The Fervidicoccaceae archaeon genome contains a region encoding:
- a CDS encoding alkaline phosphatase family protein: MGLVYFVIDGVAGSPSRETTALQTARKPRLDLLARAGRCGLVYPVARGVAPESDVAVLSILGYDPKRYYTGRGPLEALGAGLNFVEGHEIALRGNFATVDPTTMEIIDRRAGRVLDESEGKELARALDGMELDGGKGYARVRHTVGHRVVVVLGHEKELSAEVSNTDPAYVRKGLASEAASEFPRKVAEARPLLEGEAPLRAAQLVNEFTRRAIEVLSSHHVNARRRSRGLPEANAILLRDAGDKLPRLTPLRLKIGHWVRCSAIAEMPVEIGIAKATGMRVSSEIPRARNKRRYYEELARAVSRELSHSDFVYVHVKGPDEYGHDGDHEGKRRSIELIDEYFLGELLELERDLSVIITSDHATPCSLRSHSSDPVPLLIRRPGLVPDNVKSFDESSCAAGSLGTLERGTEILRVALRVLGGAD; encoded by the coding sequence GTGGGGCTCGTTTACTTCGTCATCGACGGGGTCGCGGGCTCTCCATCTCGAGAGACGACCGCTCTCCAGACCGCCCGTAAGCCTAGACTAGACTTGCTGGCCAGAGCTGGTCGGTGCGGCCTCGTCTATCCGGTCGCTCGCGGAGTAGCCCCGGAGAGTGACGTCGCGGTCCTCTCCATATTGGGTTACGACCCTAAGCGGTATTACACCGGTCGGGGCCCGCTAGAGGCTCTAGGAGCCGGGCTCAACTTCGTCGAGGGACACGAGATAGCTCTCCGCGGCAACTTCGCGACGGTGGACCCCACGACAATGGAGATAATCGATAGGAGAGCCGGTAGAGTACTCGACGAAAGCGAGGGGAAAGAGCTAGCTCGAGCCCTCGACGGCATGGAGCTCGATGGAGGGAAAGGCTACGCGCGCGTGAGACATACTGTGGGGCACAGAGTCGTCGTAGTATTGGGCCACGAAAAAGAGCTCTCCGCGGAGGTCAGTAACACTGACCCCGCGTACGTGAGGAAGGGCCTCGCCTCCGAGGCGGCGAGCGAATTCCCGCGCAAAGTGGCCGAGGCGCGCCCGCTACTTGAGGGGGAAGCGCCTCTTCGGGCGGCCCAACTAGTCAACGAGTTCACGAGGAGAGCGATCGAGGTCCTCTCCTCTCACCACGTTAACGCTCGCAGAAGAAGCCGCGGCCTTCCCGAGGCTAACGCCATCCTACTGCGCGACGCCGGCGACAAACTCCCTCGCCTCACTCCTCTCAGGCTCAAGATCGGGCATTGGGTGCGTTGCTCAGCTATAGCGGAGATGCCAGTCGAAATCGGCATAGCGAAGGCGACCGGCATGAGGGTCTCCTCGGAGATACCGAGGGCTCGAAACAAGAGGAGATACTACGAAGAGCTCGCGAGAGCGGTATCGCGAGAACTCTCTCACAGCGACTTCGTGTACGTGCACGTGAAGGGGCCCGACGAGTACGGGCACGACGGAGATCATGAGGGCAAGAGGAGGAGCATCGAGCTTATCGATGAGTACTTTCTAGGCGAGTTGCTCGAGCTAGAGCGTGACCTCTCCGTCATAATCACGTCCGATCACGCCACGCCTTGTTCTCTTAGATCGCATAGCAGCGACCCCGTTCCGCTCCTCATTCGCAGACCAGGCCTCGTGCCTGATAACGTGAAAAGCTTCGATGAGTCTTCGTGCGCCGCGGGCTCTCTCGGGACGCTCGAGAGGGGAACCGAGATTTTGAGGGTCGCGCTGAGGGTCTTGGGTGGCGCTGATTGA